TGCTCGCCGCAGGAGCAGTCGCGACCACCGAACTTCTGCTGAGGAGCCGCGACGTGCACGGCACGTTGCCCGGTCTGTCGCCCCAGCTCGGCCGCGGGTTCTCGGGCAACGGAGACTTCCTCACCCTGGCCGAACTCAAGACGCCCGACCAGGACCTGACGACCGGACCGACGATCACGACCAGCACCGTCCTGGACTTCCCCGAACGACGCAGCTCGGTCTGGTACCAGGTGCAGGACGGCGCCATTCCCGTTGCCTTGCACAACTTGCTCGACACCCTCCTGCCTGCGCCGAAGGCCCGCGAGTGGTGGCGGCGGAAGGTCAAGCGGACCAGCCGACGCCAGATGTTCAGCGTGCTTGCCATGGGCAAGGACTCCGGCAACGGTGAACTGCGTCTCGACCACAAGGGCCGGGCCACCCTGGCCTGGCGCAACCGATGGCAGGCCCACCTCTACCGATCCCAGGGCCGCGTGGGCCCGATGCTCGCCGGCCGGCTCAGCGCACGCGTGTACCAGCCACTCTCCTGGTCCGTACTGCGCCGCACCGTCACCGTCCACCCACTCGGCGGCGTACGTCCTGGCCCTGATGCGGCCACCGGTGTCGTCGACGAGGCCGGCGAGGTGCATGGCTACCCAGGGCTGTACGTCATGGACGGCGCCGTTCTTCCGGCGGCGACCGGGGTGAATCCCTCAGCCACGATCCTCGCGGCGGCCGAAAGGGCGGTGGAGCTCATGATCCGCCGCTCCGGCCAACCCGCATGGCGAGCGCCCGAGTGGAACGCGGTGACACCGACCGCCGTTCCCGAAGACGCCGCCTTCACCTTCATGTCCGAGCGCCACGCGTCGGCCAAGGGCGACGGCCTCACCTTCCAGGAGCGCATGGCGACCAGATCGCGCCGTACGCCGAAGGTGGTCATGTCGCTGGCGGCGCAGATCCCCAGCATGGATCACTTCCTGTCCGATACCGCGCACGAGTTGTCGATGACCGGAGTGATCGACGTAGGCGGAGTCGCCACGCAGGCCTCGGTCACGGGAACACTCTCGATCTTCCCCGACGCCGGCGACGAGGCGATGTCGTACGCCCTCCGCTTCGACGACGACCAGGGCCGCCCCTGGCAACTGTCGGGCACCAAGACAGTCCGGTCCCGCACACCGCTGGCTCTACTGACCGGCTTGACCAACCTTCGGACCGAGATCGCACCCGTCGGATCCGGCCCCGAGGAGATCCAGCACTTCGTACTCTCCATCGGTGCTCGCGACCTCGCCCGGCTGGGCACCTCCTTCAGAGGCGTCGCGTTCACCTGTACCCGCCGCGCACGCGCCGTCGCACGCTTCACCTCCTTCTTCGTCAGCTCGGCTTTCCGGCGGCAGGACGTATAGCTAATACGTATTATCTTATTGACAACGCGTGACGCCCCAATCACAGTCGAGGTGTCCGACCGCCCCCGGATTTGGAGCTCGATATGCGTGCACCAGCACTGCGCCGCGCCTTGACGGCGCTCCTGTCTCTCTCCGTCCTGATCACCTCCCTGGTCGCACTCCCCTCGGCCACCGCCGAGGTACGGCGCCCCCAGCAGCAGTCCCTCCGAGAATCGGCGACCCGGTACGAGGCGGAGGCCGCGACGTACTCGGCCGGCAGCACGGTCGATACCGACCACTCCGGCTTCTCGGGCACCGGCTTCGTCAACACGCCGAACAAAGTCGGCAGCGCCGTGCAATGGACCGTCAACCGCGCACAGGCCGGGCCGGCCACCCTTGCCTTCGGCCACGCCAACGGCACCACGGCCAACCGGGCACTGGACATCGCAGTCAGCGGGACAGTGACCGCCAAGAACGTCGCAGTCCCGTCCACCGGCGCCTGGACGCGGTGGCGCACTCTCGTCATCACAGCGAACCTCAAGGCCGGCCCGAACACCATCCGGGCGACGGCCACAACCGCCAACGGCGCTCCGAACCTGGACTACCTCGACGTCACCGCGGCTGCGACGGACTGGTCAAAGGCGATGGTCGACTCGACCATGGCTCGCTACACGCCGACAACGATCGGCGGCTGGTCCTATCCGGTCGGCCTCTACCTCTACGGGCAGTACCTGGTCTACCAGCGCACGCACGACCCCAAGTACCTGGCCTACATCAAGTCCTGGGTGGACAGGTTCGTCGACTCGTCCGGGAACATCAACAACAGCTTCAACGACCTCGACAGCATGCTCTCCGGTCGCCTGCTGGTCCTGCTCCATCACGAGACCGCGGACAACCGCTACAAGGTTGCCGCCGGCAAGATCCGTACCAGGCTGAACACCTACCCACGCACCGCCGACGGTGGCTTCTGGCACGCGGGCTACCGCCAGCACCAGCTCTGGGGCGACGGGGTGTTCATGGTCGACCCGTTCCTGGCCGAGTACGGTCGCGAGTTCGGCGACTCGACGTACACCGGCAAGGAGACTGTCGATCAACTGCTGACCTACGCGAAGCACCTGCAGCGTCCGAGCGGCCTGCTACGGCACGCGTACGACGAAGCGCGTGCCCAGACCTGGGCGGATCCCACCACCGGGCTGGCACCGGAGGTCTGGTGCCGCGCCGAGGGCTGGTACGGGATGGCGGTCATCGACGTCCTCGAAGCGGTTCCGGCCAACCAGCCGCGCCGGGCCGAACTGATCGCCGTACTGCGGAAGCTGGTGGCCGGGTACGCGCAGTACCAGGATCCCAGCACCGGCCGCTGGTTCCAGGTCGTTGACAAGGGCAACCGGACCGACAACTGGACCGAGACCTCCTGCTCGTCGATGTACACCTTCGCCATCTCCCGGGCAGTTCAGCGCGGGTACGTCGATCCGTCGTACAAGGCAGTCGCGGATCGCGGCTACCAAGGCGTGCTCGCGAAGATCTCGCTCGGCACCGACGGACGCACGAGCCTCAAGGACATCAGCGTCGGGACCAACGTCGGCGACTACCAGTACTACGCCGATCGGACGCGAGCCACGAACGACTTCCACGGGCTCGGCGCGTTCCTGATCATGAACGAACAGCTCAACGGCTGACCTGACGGCGCCCCGGGACGACCGGGGCGCCGCCGGCAGCCGCCGGTACCGCGTAAGCTCGCCGCATGAGCAAGGCGTCCCCAGTCACGCGCAACGATGTGGCGGAGTATGCCGGGGTGAGTTCGGCGGTGGTCAGCTACGTCGTGAACAACGGGCCGCGACGGGTTGCGCCGCAGACACGCGAGCGGGTGCTCGAGGCGATTCGGGTTCTCGGTTACCGGCCGAACGCGACGGCCCGTGCGCTGCGGATGGGCAGTACCCAGACGTTCGGCCTGATCGTCCCGGACAGCGGAAATCCCTTGTACGCCGAGCTGGCCCGCGCGATCGAGAAGGAAGCCTCGGCCCGTGGATACGTCGTCCTGCAGACCAACGCCGACGGCCGGCCCGCGATCGAGCGGACCAAGATCGCCGAACTGGTGGCCCGGCGGGTCAGCGGACTCATCCTCGCCACGCCGACCGAGGAGCCCGACCTGAGCGACAGCGATGTCCCGGTGATCGCCCTGAACCGCCCGGTGACCGGCGCGACGACCTTGTGCCCGGAGTACCGGATCGGCGCCCGGACGGGAGTGGAACACCTGATCGGCCACGGGCACGAGCAGATCGGCCTGGTGATGGGTGTCGACCGAAGCGGCTGGAGCCCGGAACGCGAGCTGGGATGGCGGGACGCGCTGACCGCGGCCGGGCTCCCCGAGGGGCCGGTCGCGTGGGGCCACTTCACTCGGCAGGGAGGATACGAGGCGGCCCAGCAGCTGATCGAGCAAGGGCCGCCACCGGCGATCTTCGCGAGTTCGGACCTGCAGGCCGTCGGCGTACTCCGTGCTCTGCACGAAGCAGGCCTCGACGTCCCGGGTGACGTGGCCGTCCTGTCCTTCGACGGTACGGCGGAGTCCGAGTTCAGCTGGCCGCCGCTCAGCGTGGTGCGCCAGCCCCTGGAGCGGATGGCCCGGGACGCGGTCGCCCGTCTGGTCGACGGGGAGACCGCGATCGAGCAGCTGACCTATCCGACCGAGCTGATCCTGCGCCGGTCCTGCGGTTGCGCGCAAGCCTGAGCCCAGCCGCCGAGCTCGAGCGCGTCGACGGTCGCCGGCGCTCCCGACACGAGCGAGTCGTTGCCCGCGATGCCGACGGCAACGGCCCGCAGTCCGTCGTGGAAGTCCGCGGCCCGGCCCAGGGAATCGGTGGTACCTCGGTAGAGCTGCTCGAACAGCAAGCGGTCACCGCCGCCGTGCCCGCCCACCCCCGCAGGGATCTCGACCTCGATCGCCGGCGACCAGTGCCGTTGCAGAACCAGCCGCTCACCATCGACGCGGACCGCGTCCCCAGTGGCTGACGCCGTCGGGTAGCTCGGATCGACCTGGGCCGAGGAGGCCAGGACCTCCGACCGTTCGACCACGTCCAGTTCGGCCCGGCCCTGCGTCCCGTTGACGGCGACCCGATAGCCCTCCCACGGCGAGTGGGCGTTGAGCGAGTAGCTCAGGCGTGCCCCGTTCGCATACTCCGCGATCACGGCGAGATTGTCCTCGATGGTGATTCCGGGACCGAACACGTCCTGGTCGCGCAGGTAGCCGTCGTACTGCTCGGACTCGTAGTACAGCAGCCGGTTGGCCTCGTCCTCGCGAAGATCGAGCAGGAAGGGGTCGGTCGCGGCGCCGTCCACCGATCCGCGCGCCGGGCGCTCACCGAGCCCACGCCGTACGGCGTTGTCGGCGCCGTAGAAGGCGAGACCGCCGGAGGCGAACACCCGGGTCGGCACTCCGTCGATCCACCAGTTGACCAGGTCGAAGTGGTGGGACGCCTTGTGGACCAGGAGTCCGCCGGAGTTCAGCTTGTCCCGGTGCCAGCGGCGGAAGTAGTCGGCGCCGTGCCGGGTGTCGAGCACCCACTGGAACTCGACGCTGGTCACCTGGCCGACCGCGCCGTCGGCGATCAGACGGCGCAGTGCGCTGTTCCGGGGTGAGTAGCGGTAGTTGAACGTGACGACGACCGAACGGCCGGTCTCTTCGACCGCCTCGACGATCGTGCGCGTTCCGGGCGCGTCGATGGTGAGCGGCTTCTCCAGGATCACGTCCGCGCCGGCCCGCAGGACCCGGGCGACCATCTCGGCGTGCGTGTGGTCCGGGCTGGTCACCAGGACCCGGTCGACGGCGTTGTCCTTCACCATCTGTTCGAGTCCGGCCACGTCGTAGTGCGGGACGCCGCCGTGCCCGAACCCGGCGATCAGCCGGTCGTAGTAGGCCAGCCGCCCCGGGTTCGGGTCGAGCAGGGCGACCAGGTCGCCGACGTCGCGGTGGTCGCCGAGCAGGGCCCGGACGTAGTCGCGGGCGCGGCTACCGGTGCCGGCGACCGCGTAGCGCAGTGGGGTGGTCATGGGGTCCTTTCACTTGAGGCCGGTGGTGGCGATCCCGCGCAGCAGGTACCGCTGCCCGAACAGGAACGCCACGAAGACCGGCAGGAGGGAGACGATCGACATCGCGAACAGCGACCCCCAGGAACTGCTGCCCTGGGCATCGATGAAGGCCCGCAACGCGACCGGGACGGTGTAGAGATCGGGAGAGGTCAGGTAGATCAGCGCGCCGAAGAAGTCGTTCCAGGTCCAGATGAAGGTGAAGATCGCGGTGGTCGCCAGGGCCGGCACCATCAGCGGCAGCAGGATCTGGAAGAAGATCCGTGGATGCCCGGCACCGTCCATCACCGCGGCCTCGTCGAGCTCGCGCGGCAGGCCGCGGATGAACTGCACCATCAAGAACACGAAGAACGCGTCGGTGGCCAGGAACTTCGGCACGATCAGCGGCAGGAAGGTGTTGGTCCAGCCGAGCTCGGAGAACAAGATGTACTGCGGCACCACGACGACGTGGAACGGCAGCATCAAGGTGGCCAGCATGATCGCGAAGAAGAACTTCCGGCCGCGGTACTCCAGCCGGGCGAACGAGTACGCCGCGAGCGAGCAGGACACCAGGTTGCCGATGATCGCGCCGAACACCACGATCGCCGAGTTCAGCAGGTAGCGGCTGAACGGGTGCGTCAGCGCGGTCCAGCCGCCGGTGTAGTTGGACACCTCGAGGTCGCGCAGCCACAGCCCCGGTGCCCGGAAGATCAGGTCGTCCGGGCGCAGCGACGACACGATCATCCACAGCAGGGGGTAGAGCATCACCACCCCGACTCCGATCAGCGCGGTGTGCTTGACGATCGTCTTAGTTCTCATGGAACACCCAGTACTTCGCGCCGAGGAAGTTGATCGCGGTGAAGAGGCCGATGATCACCATCAGCAGCCACGCCATGGCCGACGCGTAACCCATGTCGAACTTGCCGAAGCCCTCTTGGTACAGGTAGAGCGTGAAGAAGGTGGTCGACCCGGCCGGTCCGCCGCTGCCGCCGGAGACGATGAACGCCTGGGTGAAGCTCTGGAAGGCGCCGATCATCTGCAGGATCAGGTTGAAGAAGATGATCGAGCTGAGCAGCGGCAGGGTGATCGAGAAGAACTGCCGTGACCGGCTCGCACCGTCCACCTGGGCCGCCTCGTAGTAGGTCCGCGGGATCTGCCGCAGGCCGGCCAGGAAGATGATCATCGGCGAACCGAACGTCCAGATGTGCAGCAAGATGATGGTGCCGAGCGCGGTGTCAGGGTTCGACACCCAGCCCGGGCCATCGATGCCGACCAGTGCCAGCAGTTGGTTGACCAGGCCGGTGGTGCCGAAGATCTGCTTCCACAACACGGCGATCGCCACCGAGGAGCCGAGCAGTGACGGCAGGTAGAAGACCGAGCGGTAGAAGGCCAGGCCGCGCATCCCGCGATCGAGCAGCAGTGCGGTCGCGAGTGCGACGATCAGTTGCAGGGGCACGGAGACGGCGACGTAGACGAAGGTGACCTTCAGCGAGTTGTGCAGCTTCTCGTCCGACAGCATCTCGGCGAAGTTGTCCAGGCCGATCCACCGCGGTGCCTGGATCAGGTTGTAGTCGGTGAAGGACAGGTACAGCGAGGCGAGCATCGGGCCGATGGTGATCACCACCAGCCCGATCAGCCAGGGGGCCAGGAACAGGTAGCCCGCCTTGGTGTCGCGTCGGGTGTAGGGCATGACGGGCCTACTTCATGTTGTTGTTGGCTTCCTCGATGAGCTTGCCCGCAGCATCGAGGGAGGACATCCGGCCGAACAGCACCTCGCTGGAGTACTCGCCGAGCGGGAAGCCGGCGCCGCCCAGCCCGACCGGGACCGGCGGGGTCGGCGGCCCGAGGTCGGGCGCCAGGTCGGAGATGAAGCGGTTGATCACCTGGTCGGTCGCCGACAGCTTCGACGTGGTTGCCTCACGCAACTTCTTGTTCGGCTGGGTGCCGCGCTCGGACAGCAGCAGCTGGGCGGCCTGCGGGGAGTTGGCCAGGAAGTCGACGAACTCACCGACCTCCTCGGGGTGCTTGGTGCGCGCCGAGGCCGACCAGAACTGCGACGCCTTGTAGTACTCCTGGGCGTCCTTGCTCTTGCCGGTCAGGCTCGGGTACCGCAGCAGCTTGAACTGGTGCCCGGCGGCCTCGGAGACCTGGGCCAGCTGGTTGCTGTTCCACAGGCCCATCGCGTACTTGCCGGTGGCCGAGCCGCTCTGGTTGATGGTGGCGTTCGAGTTCTCCTCGATCAGCTCGGCGGTCGGGATCGCCCCGGCCTCCCGGAGCTTCTTCAGCTCGTCGAAGAACCCGGCCAGTTGCTCGGCGGTGAAGCCGAGCTTGCCTTCCGCGGTGAACAGGTCGGCGCCGCGCTGCCGCAGCCAGATCTTCAGCGCACCGGTGTCGCCGCTGAAGCTCTGCGAACCCCAGACGCCCTTGGCCGACTTGCTGGTCAGTTCGGTCGCGATCCGGTGGTAGTCGTCCCAGGTCCAGGTCCGGTCGTTCGGCAGTTTCACACCGGCCTGCTCGAACAGCTTCGGGTTCGCCAGGAGGACCGGTGCGTTCACGCCGCTGACCACGCCGTACAGGCCGTCGTCGAACTCGCCCGCCTGGGCGACCGGGGCGTCGAAGTCGTCCAGCTTCACGCCGTACTTGGCCAGGTCGAGCAGGGCGCCGCGGCCGGCGTACTCGCGGATGTACTGCTCGTCCATCTGGATGATGTCCGGGGCGTCGTTGGCCGCGACCTGGGTGGACAGCTTGTCCCAGTAGCCGGACCAGTCGCCGTACTCGCCCTTGATCTCGATGGTGGGGTGCTCGGCCTCGAACGCGTCGATCACCTGCTGCGTGATCGCGTGCCGCCCGTCCGATCCCCACCAGGTGAACCGGAGCGTCACCTTGCCGCCCGCGGTGTCGTCACCGCTGCCGCATCCGGCCAGCACCAGCACCGTTCCCAGCGCCGCGGCCAGCCACCTCGTTCTCGTCGCTCGTCCCATCGTTCCTCCTCGGAACCTGGAAGCTACTCGTGTAGATTCCGAGGAACGTAGCAACCCGGCACCGAGTCGTCAATACGTGTAGATTCGTGCAGGCCCGCTGACTTGCTACTTCAGCTCGGCCGACGTCTTCCCCAGCAACCGCCGCGCGACGATCAGCTGCTGGATCTGCTGGGTCCCCTCGAAGATGTCGAGGATCTTGGAGTCCCGGGCCCATTTCTCGAGGAGTTCGTGCTCGGAGTAGCCGATGGAGCCGGCGAGTTCGACGCAGCGCAGGGTGATGTCGTTCGCCGTACGGCCGGCTTTGGCCTTGGCCATGGAGGCCTGCAGTGAGTTGGGGCGGCCGTTGTCGGCCATCCAGGCGGCTTGCAGGGTGAGCAGGTAGGCGGCTTCCCAGTCGGCCTCCAGCTGGAGGAACGTCGCTGCCGCCGACGACTGCAGGTGGACCGGGCGGTCGTAGTCGATCTCGACTCCGGCTTCCGCCAAGAGATCGCGAGTGACTTCCAGCGAGGCTCGCGCGCAGCCGACGGCCATCGCGGCGACCAGCGGCCGCGTGTTGTCGAAGGTCTGCATGACGCCGGCGAACCCCTTGTCGGCATCGACGTCCGGGGAGCCGAGCAGGTTCTCGGCGGGCACGCGGCAGTTGGTGAGCCGGATCGTGGCGGTGTCGGACGAGCGGATGCCGAGCTTGTGCTCGACGCGTTCGACGGTCAGACCGGGTGTGTCCTTCGGTACGACGAACGACTTGATCGCGGCCCGGCCGAGCGCCTTGTCGACGGTCGCCCAGACCACCACCGCGTCGCAGCGCGCGCCGGCGGTGACGAAGATCTTCTCGCCGTCGATGACGTAGTGGTCGCCGTCGCGCCGCGCGGTGGTCTGGATGTTCGCCGAGTCCGATCCGCAGCCGGGCTCGGTGATCGCCATCGCGGCCCACACGCCGTCGAAGCGGCGCAGCTGCTCGTCAGAGGCGACCGACGCGATCGCCGAGTTGCCCAGGCCCTGCCGCGGCATCGACAGCAGCAGGCCGACGTCGCCCCAGCACATCTCCATGATCGACAGCACCGACGAGAGGTTGGAGCCGTTCTTGATCTTGCCGTCGTCCTCGCCGTCAGTACGCCGTACGCCGCCCGCCCCCGCGCCCGACCCGGTCCCGCTCGCGCCGAGCCCGTCGACGACCGCGGCCAGCAGATCGAGCTCCTTCGGGTACTCGTGCTCGGCCAGGTCGTAGCGGCGCGAGTTCGGCCGCAGCATCTCGGCCGCGACCTGGTGCGCCTGGTTGACGAAGGCACGGAACTTGCGGGGTGTCTCCAGGTTGATCATCAGACCAGCACCGCACCTTCCATCACGCCGACGGCCCGCAGGTCGCGGTACCACCGCTCGACCGGGTGTTCCTTGACGAAGCCGTGCCCACCGAGCAGCTGGACGCCGTCGGTGCCGATCTGCATGCCCTTGTCCGTGCACAGCCGCCGCGCCAGTGCGACCTCGCGCGCGAACGGAAGGCCTTGCTCGGCCCGCGATCCGGCCCGGTACGTGACCAGCCGCATCCCCTCCAGCTCGATCGCGATGTTCGCGACCATGAAGGCGACCGACTGCCGGTGGCTGATCGGCTCGCCGAACGCCGTCCGCTCGTTCACGTACGGCGTGACGTAGTCGAGCACCGCCTTCGCCGTACCGAGGCTCAGCGCGCACCAGCCGAGCCGCGACAACCGCACGCACTCGGCGTAGTCCTCCAAGGTCCCCAGCTGCATCGCCGGTACGTCGTTCAGGATCACGCGGCTGAGCGAGGCAGCACGCAGACCCATCGACGGCTCGGCCTCGATCGTCACGCCGGGATGGTCCGACTCGATCAGGAACAGCGCCGGCCCCTGATCCTCCAGCTGCGCCGCGATCACGAACACCTCGGCCTCGGCGCCCCGCGAGACGAGCGACTTCACCCCGTTCAGCAGGTACCCGGTCCGTTGCCGCGTCGCCCGCGTCTTGAGCGCGAACGGGTCGAACAGCGGCCGCGGCTCCACGATCGCCAGCGCGGCGGCCGGCACGTCAGCGCCGGTGAAGGACGGCAGGTACGTCGCCTGCTGCGTCTCGTCGCCCCACAGCGAGATCGCCGTACTGACCGCGGCCGGCGCGAGACACGCGACCGCCTGGCCCATGTCGCCGTGCGCCATCGCCTCGGCCACCAGGACGCCGGTCATCGCCGACCGCTCGGTGACGATCCCGCCCAGTTCCTCCGGCACCTCGATCAGGCTCAGCCCGAGCTCGGCAGACTGCGCGAGCACCTTGGGATCCGTCGACCCCGCGGTGTCCGCGTCGGCGGCTCCCGGCCGCAGTACCTCGGCGGCGAACTCGGTCACCACCCCGACCACCATCTGCTGGTCGTCGGTCGGCGTCAGGTCGAACCGCCCGGTCCCCTTCGCCGACGGCAGCCGAGCCGGCTTGCCCAGCTTGGTCGCCGCGGTGAAGCTCCTGGTCAGCGCCCCGGCCGTGCGGAACCCGGTTCGCGTCGCCTCGAACACCACCCGCTCGGTCCGCTTCCGCAGCCCGAGCCGATCGATCGCCCGCGACCTGGCCAGCTTGTTGAGCAGCGCGACGCCGTACCCGATCGCGTCCCGCCCCGTGCGCACCGCTTGGTCAGTCGCCATGCGGCAACTGTAAACCGAAGTTACAACTCAAGTCACGCGAACGCTGTGGACAACCCCTTTCAGACGGTCTCGCGCGCCTCGCCCTGTCCCAGCAGCCCCTCCGTGAAATCCCCGATCTTCGCCAGCGCCAGCTGCGCCTCGGGCAGGAACGACCAGAACAGCTGGAAGATGTGCGTGTCCACGGCGTACAGCTCGGCCACCACCCGCAGCCCGTCGCGCTCGGCGTTCTCGACCAGCTGCCGGGCCCCCGGCGCCACCGGATCCCCGGTCGCCATCTGCACCAGCAACGGCGGCAGACCGGTCAGATCCGCGACCAACGGATCGATCAGCGGGTCGTCGATCGGATGGTCGCCGATGTACCAGTTGACGACCTTCGCCATCGTCGAGAAACCCTCGTGCTGCGCCAGCGGCGACGTCCCGTCGGCGATCGCTCCCATGTCCACCCCAGGACACAGCAGCACTCCCCCAGCCGGCAGCGGAAGCCCCTGATCCCGCAGCGCGACGAGCAGCGACATCACCAGGCCGCCGCCCCCCGAATCTCCTGCAAAGATTACCTCTTCCGGCCGTACGCCCTGTTCGATCATCCACAGGTAGGCACTCAGCGCATCGTCCAGCGCCGCCGGAAACGGATGCTCCGGCGCCAGCCGATAGTCCGGAACCAGTACGCCGGCCCCGATTGCTCCCGCCAGCGCCCCGGCCAGCCCGCGATACCCGTACGCCGACCCGAGCACGAAGCCTCCACCGTGCAGGTGCAGCACCCGCGGCAGCTCCGCGTCAGCACCCACCTGCAGCGCCGGCACTCCCCCACAGTTCGCCGGCAGTACGACGGTCTCGGCCGGCAGCGGCGCCTGCGCCAGCATCTGCTCGTACGCCGACCGCATGCCCACCAGATCCTCCGCGTCCGGTGCGCCCAGCGCGACCGGAGCCCACAGGCGGTTCGCCCGCCCGACCAGCTCCCCACCGACCGACCGGGTGGTCGCCAGTGCGCTGTCCAGGTCGGCCAGCAACGACCGTGCCCGGTCCAGCAGGGCATCACCGGCCAGTGTCAGCTCCACCCGGTGCGTGGACCGTCGGAGCAGGTCGCAGCCGACCAGTCGCTCCAGCGCACGGATCTGCCGGCTCAGCGCGGGCTGCGACAGGTACAGCCGGGTCGCGGCCCGGCTGAAGTTCAGCTCCTCCGCGACCGCGACGAACGCTCGCAGGTGGCGCAGCTCGATCGCATCCGGCGTGTTGGACATCGCCAGCACATCAGCCGACTCGTTGCTCATGCCTGCCATTCTCACCACAGGTCACGGCCATGCGCTCCCGCTCGGTGATGCCGATGGTGCACAACGGCCATGCACGATCGGCCTTTCCCTTCACCGGGGTCGCGCTGCCAGCGTTGCAGCCATGACCTCACCACGCGTGACTCGCAGCGCCGCGGTCCAGCTGCGCGGCGCCTCCGGGCCGATCTGGGCCCGGATCTACTGGCCGGCCCGGAGCGGAGCACGTACGCCGCCGCTGCTGGTCTTCTTCC
The Kribbella italica DNA segment above includes these coding regions:
- a CDS encoding Gfo/Idh/MocA family protein; this encodes MTTPLRYAVAGTGSRARDYVRALLGDHRDVGDLVALLDPNPGRLAYYDRLIAGFGHGGVPHYDVAGLEQMVKDNAVDRVLVTSPDHTHAEMVARVLRAGADVILEKPLTIDAPGTRTIVEAVEETGRSVVVTFNYRYSPRNSALRRLIADGAVGQVTSVEFQWVLDTRHGADYFRRWHRDKLNSGGLLVHKASHHFDLVNWWIDGVPTRVFASGGLAFYGADNAVRRGLGERPARGSVDGAATDPFLLDLREDEANRLLYYESEQYDGYLRDQDVFGPGITIEDNLAVIAEYANGARLSYSLNAHSPWEGYRVAVNGTQGRAELDVVERSEVLASSAQVDPSYPTASATGDAVRVDGERLVLQRHWSPAIEVEIPAGVGGHGGGDRLLFEQLYRGTTDSLGRAADFHDGLRAVAVGIAGNDSLVSGAPATVDALELGGWAQACAQPQDRRRISSVG
- a CDS encoding carbohydrate ABC transporter permease, whose product is MRTKTIVKHTALIGVGVVMLYPLLWMIVSSLRPDDLIFRAPGLWLRDLEVSNYTGGWTALTHPFSRYLLNSAIVVFGAIIGNLVSCSLAAYSFARLEYRGRKFFFAIMLATLMLPFHVVVVPQYILFSELGWTNTFLPLIVPKFLATDAFFVFLMVQFIRGLPRELDEAAVMDGAGHPRIFFQILLPLMVPALATTAIFTFIWTWNDFFGALIYLTSPDLYTVPVALRAFIDAQGSSSWGSLFAMSIVSLLPVFVAFLFGQRYLLRGIATTGLK
- a CDS encoding glycoside hydrolase family 88 protein, whose protein sequence is MRAPALRRALTALLSLSVLITSLVALPSATAEVRRPQQQSLRESATRYEAEAATYSAGSTVDTDHSGFSGTGFVNTPNKVGSAVQWTVNRAQAGPATLAFGHANGTTANRALDIAVSGTVTAKNVAVPSTGAWTRWRTLVITANLKAGPNTIRATATTANGAPNLDYLDVTAAATDWSKAMVDSTMARYTPTTIGGWSYPVGLYLYGQYLVYQRTHDPKYLAYIKSWVDRFVDSSGNINNSFNDLDSMLSGRLLVLLHHETADNRYKVAAGKIRTRLNTYPRTADGGFWHAGYRQHQLWGDGVFMVDPFLAEYGREFGDSTYTGKETVDQLLTYAKHLQRPSGLLRHAYDEARAQTWADPTTGLAPEVWCRAEGWYGMAVIDVLEAVPANQPRRAELIAVLRKLVAGYAQYQDPSTGRWFQVVDKGNRTDNWTETSCSSMYTFAISRAVQRGYVDPSYKAVADRGYQGVLAKISLGTDGRTSLKDISVGTNVGDYQYYADRTRATNDFHGLGAFLIMNEQLNG
- a CDS encoding GMC oxidoreductase — its product is MTERFDADAIVIGSGFGGAVAAARLAQAGLSVLVVERGRRWHPGTFPRRPDLNAGWVWAVGQGLYDVRWLGGMSTVQAAGWGGGSLVYANVFARPFDETLDERWAPHLRRKELDPYYDLAAHMIGVSPVAEDPRTGELPPRTRLVEGLTQDLDMAEGTVRPNLAVTFGDPETWKPNLHGVPRRGCAFVGECVIGCNHGAKNTLDHTYLAVAETHGARAVLDAEVQRIEPLDHGYAVVASTPSDPGASLRRWTAPKVVLAAGAVATTELLLRSRDVHGTLPGLSPQLGRGFSGNGDFLTLAELKTPDQDLTTGPTITTSTVLDFPERRSSVWYQVQDGAIPVALHNLLDTLLPAPKAREWWRRKVKRTSRRQMFSVLAMGKDSGNGELRLDHKGRATLAWRNRWQAHLYRSQGRVGPMLAGRLSARVYQPLSWSVLRRTVTVHPLGGVRPGPDAATGVVDEAGEVHGYPGLYVMDGAVLPAATGVNPSATILAAAERAVELMIRRSGQPAWRAPEWNAVTPTAVPEDAAFTFMSERHASAKGDGLTFQERMATRSRRTPKVVMSLAAQIPSMDHFLSDTAHELSMTGVIDVGGVATQASVTGTLSIFPDAGDEAMSYALRFDDDQGRPWQLSGTKTVRSRTPLALLTGLTNLRTEIAPVGSGPEEIQHFVLSIGARDLARLGTSFRGVAFTCTRRARAVARFTSFFVSSAFRRQDV
- a CDS encoding LacI family DNA-binding transcriptional regulator; this encodes MSKASPVTRNDVAEYAGVSSAVVSYVVNNGPRRVAPQTRERVLEAIRVLGYRPNATARALRMGSTQTFGLIVPDSGNPLYAELARAIEKEASARGYVVLQTNADGRPAIERTKIAELVARRVSGLILATPTEEPDLSDSDVPVIALNRPVTGATTLCPEYRIGARTGVEHLIGHGHEQIGLVMGVDRSGWSPERELGWRDALTAAGLPEGPVAWGHFTRQGGYEAAQQLIEQGPPPAIFASSDLQAVGVLRALHEAGLDVPGDVAVLSFDGTAESEFSWPPLSVVRQPLERMARDAVARLVDGETAIEQLTYPTELILRRSCGCAQA
- a CDS encoding carbohydrate ABC transporter permease; translation: MPYTRRDTKAGYLFLAPWLIGLVVITIGPMLASLYLSFTDYNLIQAPRWIGLDNFAEMLSDEKLHNSLKVTFVYVAVSVPLQLIVALATALLLDRGMRGLAFYRSVFYLPSLLGSSVAIAVLWKQIFGTTGLVNQLLALVGIDGPGWVSNPDTALGTIILLHIWTFGSPMIIFLAGLRQIPRTYYEAAQVDGASRSRQFFSITLPLLSSIIFFNLILQMIGAFQSFTQAFIVSGGSGGPAGSTTFFTLYLYQEGFGKFDMGYASAMAWLLMVIIGLFTAINFLGAKYWVFHEN
- a CDS encoding ABC transporter substrate-binding protein; this encodes MGRATRTRWLAAALGTVLVLAGCGSGDDTAGGKVTLRFTWWGSDGRHAITQQVIDAFEAEHPTIEIKGEYGDWSGYWDKLSTQVAANDAPDIIQMDEQYIREYAGRGALLDLAKYGVKLDDFDAPVAQAGEFDDGLYGVVSGVNAPVLLANPKLFEQAGVKLPNDRTWTWDDYHRIATELTSKSAKGVWGSQSFSGDTGALKIWLRQRGADLFTAEGKLGFTAEQLAGFFDELKKLREAGAIPTAELIEENSNATINQSGSATGKYAMGLWNSNQLAQVSEAAGHQFKLLRYPSLTGKSKDAQEYYKASQFWSASARTKHPEEVGEFVDFLANSPQAAQLLLSERGTQPNKKLREATTSKLSATDQVINRFISDLAPDLGPPTPPVPVGLGGAGFPLGEYSSEVLFGRMSSLDAAGKLIEEANNNMK